The Pogona vitticeps strain Pit_001003342236 chromosome 3, PviZW2.1, whole genome shotgun sequence genome includes a window with the following:
- the LOC144588363 gene encoding uncharacterized protein LOC144588363 encodes MGYNLKNDRMMSIRIQGRPFNITIIQVYAPTTTAEETEIEQFYEDLQHLLELTPKKDVLLLLGDWNAKVGSQEIKGTTGKFGLGVQNEAGQRLIEFCQENKLVITNTLFQQHKRRLYTWKSPDGQYRNQIDYILCSQRWRSSIQSAKTRPGADCGSDHQLLIAKFKLRLKRVGKTTGPLRYNLNQIPYEYTVEVKNRFKELDLVDRVPEELWIEACTIVQEAATKTIPKKRKCKKAKWLSNEALEIADRRREAKCKRDRESYRKLNADFQRIARRDKRAFLNEQCKEIEGNNRKGKTRDLFRKIGDIRGTFCAKMDMIKNKNGRDLTEAEDIKKRWQEYKEELYQKDVDIPDNPDNVVADLEPDILESEVKCALESLANIKASGRDGIPVELFKILKDDAVKVLPSICQQVWKTQQWPEDWKRSVYIPILKKGNCTHFTR; translated from the coding sequence atgggatacaatctcaaaaatgatagaatgatgtcaatacgaatccaaggcagacctttcaacatcacaataatccaagtttatgcaccaaccaccactgctgaggagactgaaattgaacagttttatgaagatttacaacaccttctagaactgacaccaaagaaagatgttcttctccttctaggggactggaatgctaaagtagggagccaagagataaaaggaacaacaggaaagtttggccttggagttcagaacgaagcaggacaaaggctaatagagttttgtcaagagaataagctggtcatcacaaacactcttttccaacaacacaagaggcgactctatacatggaaatcaccagatgggcaatatcgaaatcagattgattatattctctgcagccaaagatggagaagctctatacagtcagcaaaaacaagacctggagctgactgcggctctgatcatcagcttctcatagcaaaattcaagcttagactgaagagagtaggaaaaaccactgggccactcaggtataatctaaaccaaatcccctatgagtacacagtggaagtaaagaacagatttaaggaactcgatttggtggacagagtgcctgaagaactttggatagaggcttgtaccattgtccaggaggcagcaacaaaaaccatcccaaagaaaaggaaatgcaagaaagcaaagtggctgtccaacgaggccttagaaatagcagacaggagaagggaagcaaaatgcaagagagatagggaaagttacagaaagttgaatgcagacttccaaagaatagcaaggagagacaaaagggccttcttaaatgaacaatgcaaagaaatagagggaaataacagaaaaggaaaaaccagagatctgttcaggaaaattggagatattagaggaacattttgcgcaaagatggacatgataaagaacaaaaatgggagggacctaacagaagcagaagacatcaagaagaggtggcaagaatacaaagaggaattatatcagaaagatgtggatatcccggacaacccagacaatgtagttgctgaccttgagccagacatcctggagagtgaagtcaagtgtgccttagaaagcctggctaacatcAAGGCCAGTGgacgtgatggcattccagttgaactatttaaaatcttgaaagatgatgctgttaaggtgttaccttcaatatgccagcaagtttggaaaacccaacagtggccagaggattggaaaagatcagtctacatcccaatcctaaagaaaggcaattgcactcatttcacacgctag